CTGTTTGTGATGACGGTAATGGCTTTTTATAGTTCGTTTCTGCCCTGCATTTTGCAGTTGGAGGTTCAATATTTTCATGATCGTGCAAGTTTCACCACAGCTGTTGCTTTGAATCAATCTCCAGCAATTGATGTTACAGCCACCATTGGTACCCCAACAATGGCTTTTGGTGCAGAGGCAGGCTATGATACTACTTTGGGTAGTTTCACGAAGTACACTGCTGGCATTAGTGTGACCAAACCTGATTCTTATGCTTCGATGATCTTGTAAGCCTCTTAGACGCGTTGGCATGCCAGCTCTGCTagatattttatctatttaaagtctgggatttaaaaaatatagatattgaAAAGACGGGTGATGTTTTGAACCAATTACTTAGCTGCTCTCTCTTCTTACAGAGGTGACAAGGGAGATTCTTTACGAGCATCATACGTGCATCATCTGGATCTGCTGAAAAAGAGTGCTGTTGCTGGAGAGATCACTAGAAGGTTTTCCACTAATGAGAATACTCTTACTATTGGAGGGTCATTTCCCGTTGATCACCTGACGGTGGTGAAAGCTAAGCTCAATAGCCACGGGAAACTTGGGGCATTGGTGCAACATGAGGTCATACCGAAGTCGGTGCTGACAATCTCTAGTGAGGTTGATACCAAGGCCTTGGACAAAAGTCCCAGGTTTGGGCTGGCAATTGCTCTGAAGCCCTAAAGGTTCTCTGCCAGTTGTCTAATCCAACTCccatttcttatatttttttctggaCGGCACTTGGAAAGAAGTGTTAATAAGTAGCTCCACATAAACATATTTCTAGGAATATGATGGCTGATGGATggattgatttgttgttaagTTCCTTTATTTGTAGGTTTTGGAGGCATTTGTAGTCTGCTCTCTTCCGCAGAGAACTTCAATTTTGGATTGATGGGGATTCTTGCTAATTGCATTTATGATCCGTTTCTCATGATTCAGTGGAGGCTGATCTCTAAGAGTGATCCAGCTGCCAACATTTTAGTTGagatttcatttttgtttcctGCAATATTAGATTTGCGTTTAGCATTAGGGGTGCTTGCAATGGATCAACCATCCATCAGAACCCCAGAGTGGTACTAGCCTGCGATCTCATATTAATATTctctactttatttatttattttgttttgtaacaTAATAACCAGATTTGgatttattcttgaaaaatattggATTTACCTTGACTCAAAATTATCAAAGCATCCATCATCCAATTGTGCTTTTGtcccttctttttatgtttttgttttctttttttaatagaatgtGCGCCATTTCACTTAACTTTTATTCTTCTTAAGAGAAGGTTTCTTGAGAgtttagataaaatataatcacattaatatttttttagtagtaTGTTCACTGATACCTCTCTGAAAAATAACATGCAAGGGGTTGTTTTTTAGCTGAGCtccattgaaaaacaaatcccaGCAACTTATAATTAAATGGACACCTTGAAACATGTGATCCCTGAGACGAAGACCACCCAATATAATTTGAGGGCTAAGCTTCTTGCTCTGAGGGAAAAAACCCAAagctctcatatatatatatatatatatataataaagacATTTTCCCATTAGGATTTAGTCTTTCAAACTCATatgcaaatatttattttaattatcatataactaaataaaaataaaaatttgcttTAAAAATTACCACAAGACATCTCGCAAGTATAAACACCAAGTATCATGCGATACAGGGGGGCGAttaacttttccttttttatttctttaaagaaAGAACACGTGCAAAA
This Populus alba chromosome 7, ASM523922v2, whole genome shotgun sequence DNA region includes the following protein-coding sequences:
- the LOC118030524 gene encoding mitochondrial outer membrane protein porin 2, which encodes MSKGPVLFADIGNKAKDLLTKDYNSDQRLSVSTFSDAGVALTSSAVKIGGLSTGDVAALYMYKNTIFNVQIDTESNISTTLTFTGFLPSTKTIASIKFPDYNSGKLEVQYFHDRASFTTAVALNQSPAIDVTATIGTPTMAFGAEAGYDTTLGSFTKYTAGISVTKPDSYASMILGDKGDSLRASYVHHLDLLKKSAVAGEITRRFSTNENTLTIGGSFPVDHLTVVKAKLNSHGKLGALVQHEVIPKSVLTISSEVDTKALDKSPRFGLAIALKP